The Pseudomonas cavernicola DNA segment AACGCAAGATGTTGCGAGTGATCCGCCGCCTCGGCGAGACCCTGCCGGTCACTGTGCGCAGCACCTGTCTGGCGGCCCATGCGTTGCCACCGGAATACGCCGAACGCGCCGACGACTACATTGCGCATATCTGCGCCGAGATGCTCCCGGCCCTGGCGGCGGAAGGGTTGGTCGATGCGGTCGATGCCTTCTGCGAGTACCTGGCGTTTTCGCCGGCGCAGGTCGAGCGGGTGTTCATCGCCGCCCGCGCGCTGGGCCTGCCGGTCAAGCTGCATGCCGAGCAATTGTCATCCCTCGGTGGCTCCAGCCTGGCGGCGCGCTATCAGGCATTGTCGGCCGATCACCTGGAATTCATGACCGAGGGCGACGCCCAGGCCATGGCTGCTGCCGGCACCGTGGCGGTGCTACTGCCCGGCGCGTTCTACTTCCTGCGCGAGACCCAGCTGCCGCCGATGGCGGCGCTGCGCAAACATGGCGTGGCGCTGGCGATTGCCAGCGACCTCAACCCCGGCACCTCGCCGGCGCTGTCCCTGCGGCTGATGTTGAACATGGCCTGCACGCTGTTTCGCATGACCCCGGAAGAGGCGCTGGCCGGTGTCACCGTGCACGCAGCCAAGGCCCTGGGTCTGGCCGACAGTCACGGCAGCCTGGAGCCTGGCAAGGTCGCCGACTTCGTCGCCTGGGACATCGCCCGGCCGGCGGAGCTGTCCTACTGGCTCGGTGGCGAGCTGCCCAAACGCGTGGTCCGCCATGGCGAGGAGCTTATAAATGTCTGACTTGGCGATGTCTGAGATCAAAGATGCTTTCGAATTCAGCCGTGGCCACGTGCCGCTGCTGATCAGCATGCCGCACGCCGGCACCCGTCTGACCCCGGCCGTAGAGGCTGGCTTGGTTGCGCAGGCCCGCAGCCTGCCGGACACCGACTGGAACATCCCCAGGCTTTACGACTTTGCCGCCGAGCTGGGCGCCAGTACCCTGGCGGCCGGGTATTCGCGCTATGTGGTCGACCTCAATCGACCGGCCGATGACAAGCCTTTGTACGCCGGCGCGACCACTGGGCTGTATCC contains these protein-coding regions:
- the hutI gene encoding imidazolonepropionase gives rise to the protein MKSLWHHCHAATMAGGRYSSIEDAALVTLGERIEWIGPRAELPAGDYAKTIDLGGAWLTPGLIDCHTHTVFGGNRSGEFEQRLEGVSYAEIAAAGGGIASTVRATRTASEDELLASASKRLRSLLRDGVTTVEIKSGYGLDLASERKMLRVIRRLGETLPVTVRSTCLAAHALPPEYAERADDYIAHICAEMLPALAAEGLVDAVDAFCEYLAFSPAQVERVFIAARALGLPVKLHAEQLSSLGGSSLAARYQALSADHLEFMTEGDAQAMAAAGTVAVLLPGAFYFLRETQLPPMAALRKHGVALAIASDLNPGTSPALSLRLMLNMACTLFRMTPEEALAGVTVHAAKALGLADSHGSLEPGKVADFVAWDIARPAELSYWLGGELPKRVVRHGEELINV